GTGATTCACGGCAGCCGGGACAGTGTGATCCCGGTGGCGCAGGCGCGCAGCTTCGTCGAGCGGCTGCGGTCGGTGTCCGCGTCGCTGGTCAACTATGTGGAGCTGCCCGGCGCCGGTCACGGCTTCGACATGACCGACGGCCCCCGGGCCGGCGCGATGGCCCACGCCACCGCCCTGTTCCTCAACCAGGTGCACCGCACCCGGACACAGTTCGCCAAAGAGGTCATCTGATAACCGGCCGCTTGTAAGGTCGCGCTATGGCTAGGGAACTGCGGTGAAACGGCTCACCGGCTGGGACGCGGTACTGCTGTACAGCGAGACGCCCAATGTGCACATGCACACCGTCAAGGTCGCCGTCATCGAGTTGGACGCGGCCAGGCGGGGATTCACCATCGACGCGTTCCGCGAGGTCATCAAGGGCCGGATGGACAAGCTGGTCCCGCTCGGCTATCAGCTGATCGACGTGCCGTACAAGTTCCACCACCCGATGTGGCGGGAGAACTGCGAGATCGACTTCGAGTATCACGTCCGGCCGTGGCGGGTGCCGGCGCCGGGCGGCCGTCGCGAGCTCGACGGGGCGGTCGGGCAGATCGCCAGCACGCCGCTGGACCGTGCCCGTCCGCTGTGGGAGATGTACTTCGTCGAGGGTCTGGCCAACGACCGGATCGCGGTGGTGCTCAAGATCCATCACGCGCTGGCCGACGGCGTCGCATCGGCGAATCTGATGGCCCACGGCATGGATTTGATGCCGACGCCGCAGTCCGAGTCCTACCAACCCGATCCCGCTCCCACCAAGCGCGAGTTGATGAGCACGGCGTTCGTCGACCACATGCGGCACATCAAGCGGATCCCGGGAACGCTCGCCTACACCGCGCAGGGCATCGGCCGGGTGCGACGCAGTTCGCGCAAGCTGTCACCGGAGCTCACCCGCCCGATCGAGCCACCGCCGTCGTTCATGAACCACATGCTCACCCCGGAACGCAGGTTCGCCACCGCGACGCTGGCGCTGGCCGACGTCAAGGAGACCGGCAAGAAGCTCGGCGCGACGATCAACGACATGGTGCTGGCCATGTCCAGCGGTGCGCTGCGCACCCTGTTGTTGCGCTACGACGGCAAGGCCGAGGCGCTGCTGGCCTCGGTGCCGGTGGCCTACGACTTCTCCCCGGAACGCATCTCCGGCAACCATTTCAGCGGGATGATGGTCACAATTCCGACCGACGTGGACGACCCGCTGAAAAGGGTGCAGGCCGCGCACGACAGTGCGGTCTCGGCCAAGGAGAGCCACCAGTTGCTGGGGCCGGAACTGATCAGCCGGTGGGCCGCGTATTGGCCGCCGCGTGCGACCGAGGCCATGTTCCGGTGGCTGTCCAGCCGCGACGGGCAGAACAAGGTGCTGAACCTGAACATCTCCAACGTCCCGGGTCCCCGCGAGCGCGGCCGGGTGGGCGGCGCGCTGGTCACCGAGATCTATTCGGTGGGCCCGCTGACCGCGGGCAGCGGCTTGAACATCACCGTGTGGAGTTACGTCGACCAGCTCAACATCTCGGTGCTTACCGACGGCGCGACGGTCGATGACCCGCACGAGGTGACCGCGGCGATGATCGCCGACTTCGTCGAAATACGCAGGGCGGCAGGTCTTTCCGAGGAGTTGACGGTGGTCCCGGAGGCGATGGCTCAAGCCTGAGCGGGCTTTACACGCACCGGCCGGTTCGTCACGCGGGGTGGCGGCTAACATCTCCCCTTGTGAGCGACGAAGCTACCGAACCCGAGGTCCTGGTCGAACAGCGTGACCGGATCCTGGTCATCACCATCAACCGTCCCAAGGCCAAGAACGCGGTCAATTCCGCGGTGGCTCATGGGCTCGCCGACGCCATGGACCGACTCGACGGCGACGCCGGCCTGTCGGTGGCCGTCCTGACCGGAGCCGGTGGCTCGTTCTGCGCGGGCATGGACCTCAAGGCCTTCGCCCGCGGCGAGCTGCCCATCGTCGAGGGCCGCGGCATGGGGTTCACCGAGCGTCCGCCGGAGAAGCCACTCATCGCCGCGGTGGAGGGTTACGCGCTGGCCGGTGGCACCGAGCTGGCGCTGGCCACGGATTTGATTGTGGCAGCCAAGGATTCGGCGTTCGGCATCCCGGAGGTCAAGCGCGGCCTGGTGGCCGGCGGCGGGGGACTGCTACGGCTGCCCGAGCGCATCCCGTACGCCATTGCCATGGAGCTGGCGCTGACCGGTGACAACCTGTCCGCCGAACGCGCCCACGAGCTGGGTCTGGTGAACGTGCTCGCCGAACCGGGCGAGGTGCTGGACGCCGCGCTGAAGCTGGCCGAGAAGATCGCCGCCAACGGCCCGCTTGCGGTGGCCGCGAGCAAGAAGATCATCGTGGAGTCCCGCGGTTGGAGCCGCGACACCATGTTCGCCGAGCAGATCAAGATCCTGGGTCCGGTGTTCGCCTCCAACGACGCCAAGGAGGGCGCGATCGCGTTCGCCGAGAAGCGCCCGGCGCGCTGGACCGGCACCTGATCCGACAACACCGGCCGTCGTCGCGCCGTCGGGATTCCTGATCTGCTCACCGCCACACTGGCCGCCGCGCACCGGCTAACGGTGGTTCACTACGACGCCGGCTTGGTCGGGGCCTTCGATCATCGGTGGGTGCTGCCCCGAGGCAGCATCTGAGCATCATCTAGACTAAGTTGCTAGTTACACTATGGCCAGGATTTGTAAAGGGTCGGGGATCCCGGAGGGGATTTGATTTGAGCATTTCGTTGCTGCTCGAGATGGCTGCGTCGAGCAACCCGGACCGCATCGCAGTCGTCACCGACGATCTGCGGCTGACCACCCAGCAGCTCAGTGACCTCGCCGACGGCGGAGCCGGAGTGATCGCCGCCTCGGGCGCCCGGCACGTCGTGTACGTCGGTACCGGCGGCACCATGTTGCCGCTGCTCATTTTCGCCACCGCCCGCGCCGGCCTGGCCTTCACCCCGATCAACTACCGGCTGTCCGGCGAGGGCATCGGGGCCCTGATCGAGCGGCTGCCCGAACCGCTGGTGGTCGTCGACGACCGCTACCGCGACATGGTCGCCGGCTCAGCCAAGCACCTGATGACCTCCGACGAATTCCTGACCGCCGCCAACACCGCCGAGCCGGCCGCGGAATTTCCCGACCCGGACGCGGTGGCCGTCGTGCTGTTCACCTCGGGCACCACGTCGCAGCCCAAGGCCGTCGAGCTCTCGCACAACAATCTGACCAGTTATGTCACCGGCACCGTCGAATTCGATTCGGCCGCACCGCAAGACGCCGCGCTGATCTGTGTACCGCCGTATCACGTAGCCGGAGTCGGCGCGGCACTGTCCAACCTGTACGCCGGGCGCAAGATGGTCTATCTGCCCAATTTCGATGCGCAGGAATGGGTCCGGTTGATCGAGGCCGAGCACGTCACGACGGCGACCGTGGTGCCGACCATGCTGGACCGCATCGTCACGGTGCTCGAGTCGGGCGAGCATCGGCTGCCGTCGCTGCGCAACCTGGCCTACGGCGGCTCGAAAGTGCCGCTGCCGCTGGTCCGCCGGGCTCTCGAGTTGTTGCCGCATGTGGGTTTCGTCAACGCCTACGGGCTGACCGAGACCAGTTCGACGATCGCCGTGCTGACCCCCGACGACCACCGGGCGGCACACACTGCGGCCGACGCCGCCGCCGCCCGGCGACTGGGATCGGTCGGCCAACCGGTGCCCGGCATTGAGCTGCAGGTCCGTGACGAGGACGGCAACGTGCTGGGGCCGGGGGAGACCGGTGAGCTGTTCGTGCGCGGCGAGCAGGTGTCGGGTCGCTACACCGGGATCGGCTCGGTGCTCGACGAGCAGGGCTGGTTTCCCACCCGGGACATCGCCATGCTGGACGAGGACGGCTTCCTGTTCATCGGCGGACGCAGCGACGACACCATCATCCGCGGCGGGGAGAACATCGCACCCGCCGAGCTGGAAGAGGTGCTGATCGAGCACTCCCATGTCCGCG
The nucleotide sequence above comes from Mycobacterium kiyosense. Encoded proteins:
- a CDS encoding putative diacyglycerol O-acyltransferase encodes the protein MKRLTGWDAVLLYSETPNVHMHTVKVAVIELDAARRGFTIDAFREVIKGRMDKLVPLGYQLIDVPYKFHHPMWRENCEIDFEYHVRPWRVPAPGGRRELDGAVGQIASTPLDRARPLWEMYFVEGLANDRIAVVLKIHHALADGVASANLMAHGMDLMPTPQSESYQPDPAPTKRELMSTAFVDHMRHIKRIPGTLAYTAQGIGRVRRSSRKLSPELTRPIEPPPSFMNHMLTPERRFATATLALADVKETGKKLGATINDMVLAMSSGALRTLLLRYDGKAEALLASVPVAYDFSPERISGNHFSGMMVTIPTDVDDPLKRVQAAHDSAVSAKESHQLLGPELISRWAAYWPPRATEAMFRWLSSRDGQNKVLNLNISNVPGPRERGRVGGALVTEIYSVGPLTAGSGLNITVWSYVDQLNISVLTDGATVDDPHEVTAAMIADFVEIRRAAGLSEELTVVPEAMAQA
- a CDS encoding AMP-dependent ligase; its protein translation is MLLEMAASSNPDRIAVVTDDLRLTTQQLSDLADGGAGVIAASGARHVVYVGTGGTMLPLLIFATARAGLAFTPINYRLSGEGIGALIERLPEPLVVVDDRYRDMVAGSAKHLMTSDEFLTAANTAEPAAEFPDPDAVAVVLFTSGTTSQPKAVELSHNNLTSYVTGTVEFDSAAPQDAALICVPPYHVAGVGAALSNLYAGRKMVYLPNFDAQEWVRLIEAEHVTTATVVPTMLDRIVTVLESGEHRLPSLRNLAYGGSKVPLPLVRRALELLPHVGFVNAYGLTETSSTIAVLTPDDHRAAHTAADAAAARRLGSVGQPVPGIELQVRDEDGNVLGPGETGELFVRGEQVSGRYTGIGSVLDEQGWFPTRDIAMLDEDGFLFIGGRSDDTIIRGGENIAPAELEEVLIEHSHVRDVAVVGVDDPQWGQAIVAVVVPAVGIDPDPEELREHVRKSLRGSRTPDRVVFRDELPTTPTGKVLRREIIEGLKGLHA
- the echA1 gene encoding enoyl-CoA hydratase, which produces MSDEATEPEVLVEQRDRILVITINRPKAKNAVNSAVAHGLADAMDRLDGDAGLSVAVLTGAGGSFCAGMDLKAFARGELPIVEGRGMGFTERPPEKPLIAAVEGYALAGGTELALATDLIVAAKDSAFGIPEVKRGLVAGGGGLLRLPERIPYAIAMELALTGDNLSAERAHELGLVNVLAEPGEVLDAALKLAEKIAANGPLAVAASKKIIVESRGWSRDTMFAEQIKILGPVFASNDAKEGAIAFAEKRPARWTGT